In Bradyrhizobium erythrophlei, a single genomic region encodes these proteins:
- a CDS encoding Hsp20 family protein — MRSYDLTPFYRSTVGFDRFFSLLDQATADGSPGYPPYNIERTGENAYRISVAVSGFAQSELSIVAKENTLTIKGEKVANENSKEKSEVLYRGIAARAFERAFQLADFVVVKNASLENGLLHVDLVREIPEAKKPRSIPIGTATPSAPVIEGSAEKAAA, encoded by the coding sequence ATGCGTAGCTACGACCTTACCCCGTTTTATCGCTCGACCGTCGGCTTCGACCGCTTCTTTAGCCTGCTCGACCAGGCCACTGCTGACGGCAGCCCCGGCTATCCGCCCTACAACATCGAACGTACCGGCGAGAACGCCTATCGCATCAGCGTTGCGGTCTCCGGCTTCGCGCAGAGCGAGCTTTCGATCGTCGCCAAGGAGAACACCTTGACGATCAAGGGCGAGAAAGTCGCCAACGAGAATAGCAAAGAAAAATCCGAGGTGCTTTACCGCGGCATCGCCGCGCGGGCCTTCGAGCGTGCGTTCCAGCTTGCCGACTTTGTCGTCGTGAAGAACGCCTCGCTGGAGAACGGTCTCCTGCACGTCGATCTCGTCCGCGAGATCCCCGAGGCCAAGAAGCCCCGCAGCATTCCGATCGGCACGGCGACGCCCTCTGCGCCTGTCATCGAAGGCTCGGCCGAGAAGGCCGCGGCCTGA